One Triplophysa rosa linkage group LG21, Trosa_1v2, whole genome shotgun sequence DNA segment encodes these proteins:
- the LOC130545592 gene encoding specifically androgen-regulated gene protein isoform X2, whose product MPKSDSWPGGVSKEPVSGMNSTGSCDSMSDDSLEHLSAEEKACLMFLEETIESLDVEDDSGLSNDEPDRPSYGLARKLAQYPSVYHNKPEAHEDPNKIIGRGHRPSAKYLVPTPLVVAGGNAKLDSRPSELSPKDKPAVFIDGFRSASDHQQTPLAALKRSELSQSVIVKQSTGLSREVADLPPSFIPEPPVRSHASSNSPKSLDAKKQQKVSSEMSWIPPPSDFMDESADKAAPRYSAPPPPVIDELPEWTPELPNPAEVNKSKCIYPAPSRQSLSKNDIENLRQKALMKKTPLTPVMIVQHSGADVPRTPSPSSEQVPALPREYKDPKTPPPVAPKHKLPSNIILKSHKEPGAAHLLLSPSDRTPLDQQKIRMEALRKLGLLKNDDVDSGPSVSPSVSPTYKSKDLSPVSPHCPSVYSTSPTLEPPPDHSRFTGWPVSGDTQLPIDTRHRDVASRESLLKKPPPRPYEIKSSSLGRSGVGLSSIVVEPRTSATNLDTTDVELSPGQFRKSRARPLSVESAKDLSLGHPEVDFNKSFHSNSVSLAHTGGDAQKLPRSNGISVVITPHGRNGENRREALKKLGLLKDGGGR is encoded by the exons ATGCCAAAAAGTGACAGCTGGCCAGGGGGCGTTTCCAAGGAACCCGTGTCTGGTATGAACAGCACAGGGAGCTGTGATAGCATG AGTGACGACAGTCTGGAGCATCTCTCTGCTGAGGAGAAAGCATGTCTTATGTTCCTGGAGGAGACCATTGAATCTTTGGATGTGGAGGATGACAGCGGACTGTCTAATGATGAGCCCGATCGCCCCTCTTATGGACTAGCGAGGAAACTAGCTCAGTACCCTTCTGTCTACCACAACAAACCTGAGG CCCATGAGGACCCAAATAAAATCATAGGAAGAGGTCACAGACCATCTGCAAAATACCTCGTGCCAACTCCATTAGTCGTAGCTGGTGGAAATGCCAAACTGGATAGCAGACCAAGTGAATTATCACCCAAAGACAAACCTGCCGTGTTTATCGATGGCTTCAGGTCAGCCTCTGACCATCAACAAACACCACTGGCGGCTTTAAAAAGATCAGAATTATCACAATCAGTAATTGTTAAACAGAGCACTGGACTATCGAGAGAAGTGGCTGACCTGCCGCCGTCTTTCATTCCTGAACCTCCGGTTAGATCTCATGCGTCCAGTAACAGTCCTAAGAGTTTAGATGCTAAGAAGCAACAGAAGGTCTCCTCAGAGATGAGCTGGATTCCTCCACCTTCGGATTTCATGGATGAATCAGCCGATAAAGCCGCTCCACGTTATTCAGCACCGCCTCCACCTGTCATTGATGAACTGCCGGAATGGACTCCTGAACTTCCAAATCCTGCAGAGGTGAACAAATCAAAGTGTATATATCCAGCACCATCGAGACAATCACTGtccaaaaatgacattgaaaACTTGCGGCAGAAAGCTTTGATGAAGAAAACACCTCTGACGCCGGTAATGATCGTGCAGCATTCTGGAGCAGACGTGCCAAGAACACCTTCACCATCTTCTGAACAGGTACCGGCTCTTCCAAGAGAGTACAAGGACCCCAAAACCCCTCCGCCTGTGGCACCCAAACACAAACTCCCTTCTAATATCATCCTCAAAAGCCACAAAGAACCCGGGGCTGCACATTTGCTCCTGTCGCCGAGCGATCGCACTCCGTTGGATCAGCAGAAGATAAGAATGGAGGCATTGAGAAAACTAGGCCTGTTAAAGAATGACGATGTCGATTCAGGGCCCAGTGTCTCTCCTTCTGTCTCACCGACATACAAATCTAAAGATCTGAGTCCGGTGTCCCCTCACTGCCCATCTGTGTACTCAACATCACCTACTCTGGAACCGCCGCCGGACCACTCGAGGTTTACAGGATGGCCTGTATCAGGAGATACACAACTGCCGATAGACACAAGACACAGAGATGTGGCAAGTAGAGAAAGCCTTTTGAAGAAGCCACCGCCTCGGCCCTATGAGATCAAATCGTCCTCGCTGGGAAGGTCAGGTGTCGGTCTTAGCAGCATCGTTGTGGAACCCAGAACATCGGCGACAAATCTGGACACCACCGATGTTGAGCTATCACCCGGACAGTTTCGAAAAAGCCGAGCTCGACCCCTTTCTGTGGAAAGCGCCAAGGACTTGAGTTTGGGACACCCGGAGGTCGATTTCAACAAATCGTTTCATTCCAATTCGGTTTCGCTCGCACACACAGGTGGTGATGCCCAAAAGTTGCCCCGATCGAATGGAATAAGTGTGGTTATTACCCCTCACGGGAGGAACGGAGAAAACAGACGTGAAGCGCTGAAGAAATTGGGATTACTGAAGGATGGCGGCGGTCGCTGA
- the LOC130545592 gene encoding specifically androgen-regulated gene protein isoform X1, producing the protein MPKSDSWPGGVSKEPVSGMNSTGSCDSMVSINSDFSDDSLEHLSAEEKACLMFLEETIESLDVEDDSGLSNDEPDRPSYGLARKLAQYPSVYHNKPEAHEDPNKIIGRGHRPSAKYLVPTPLVVAGGNAKLDSRPSELSPKDKPAVFIDGFRSASDHQQTPLAALKRSELSQSVIVKQSTGLSREVADLPPSFIPEPPVRSHASSNSPKSLDAKKQQKVSSEMSWIPPPSDFMDESADKAAPRYSAPPPPVIDELPEWTPELPNPAEVNKSKCIYPAPSRQSLSKNDIENLRQKALMKKTPLTPVMIVQHSGADVPRTPSPSSEQVPALPREYKDPKTPPPVAPKHKLPSNIILKSHKEPGAAHLLLSPSDRTPLDQQKIRMEALRKLGLLKNDDVDSGPSVSPSVSPTYKSKDLSPVSPHCPSVYSTSPTLEPPPDHSRFTGWPVSGDTQLPIDTRHRDVASRESLLKKPPPRPYEIKSSSLGRSGVGLSSIVVEPRTSATNLDTTDVELSPGQFRKSRARPLSVESAKDLSLGHPEVDFNKSFHSNSVSLAHTGGDAQKLPRSNGISVVITPHGRNGENRREALKKLGLLKDGGGR; encoded by the exons ATGCCAAAAAGTGACAGCTGGCCAGGGGGCGTTTCCAAGGAACCCGTGTCTGGTATGAACAGCACAGGGAGCTGTGATAGCATGGTCAGCATCAACTCTGACTTT AGTGACGACAGTCTGGAGCATCTCTCTGCTGAGGAGAAAGCATGTCTTATGTTCCTGGAGGAGACCATTGAATCTTTGGATGTGGAGGATGACAGCGGACTGTCTAATGATGAGCCCGATCGCCCCTCTTATGGACTAGCGAGGAAACTAGCTCAGTACCCTTCTGTCTACCACAACAAACCTGAGG CCCATGAGGACCCAAATAAAATCATAGGAAGAGGTCACAGACCATCTGCAAAATACCTCGTGCCAACTCCATTAGTCGTAGCTGGTGGAAATGCCAAACTGGATAGCAGACCAAGTGAATTATCACCCAAAGACAAACCTGCCGTGTTTATCGATGGCTTCAGGTCAGCCTCTGACCATCAACAAACACCACTGGCGGCTTTAAAAAGATCAGAATTATCACAATCAGTAATTGTTAAACAGAGCACTGGACTATCGAGAGAAGTGGCTGACCTGCCGCCGTCTTTCATTCCTGAACCTCCGGTTAGATCTCATGCGTCCAGTAACAGTCCTAAGAGTTTAGATGCTAAGAAGCAACAGAAGGTCTCCTCAGAGATGAGCTGGATTCCTCCACCTTCGGATTTCATGGATGAATCAGCCGATAAAGCCGCTCCACGTTATTCAGCACCGCCTCCACCTGTCATTGATGAACTGCCGGAATGGACTCCTGAACTTCCAAATCCTGCAGAGGTGAACAAATCAAAGTGTATATATCCAGCACCATCGAGACAATCACTGtccaaaaatgacattgaaaACTTGCGGCAGAAAGCTTTGATGAAGAAAACACCTCTGACGCCGGTAATGATCGTGCAGCATTCTGGAGCAGACGTGCCAAGAACACCTTCACCATCTTCTGAACAGGTACCGGCTCTTCCAAGAGAGTACAAGGACCCCAAAACCCCTCCGCCTGTGGCACCCAAACACAAACTCCCTTCTAATATCATCCTCAAAAGCCACAAAGAACCCGGGGCTGCACATTTGCTCCTGTCGCCGAGCGATCGCACTCCGTTGGATCAGCAGAAGATAAGAATGGAGGCATTGAGAAAACTAGGCCTGTTAAAGAATGACGATGTCGATTCAGGGCCCAGTGTCTCTCCTTCTGTCTCACCGACATACAAATCTAAAGATCTGAGTCCGGTGTCCCCTCACTGCCCATCTGTGTACTCAACATCACCTACTCTGGAACCGCCGCCGGACCACTCGAGGTTTACAGGATGGCCTGTATCAGGAGATACACAACTGCCGATAGACACAAGACACAGAGATGTGGCAAGTAGAGAAAGCCTTTTGAAGAAGCCACCGCCTCGGCCCTATGAGATCAAATCGTCCTCGCTGGGAAGGTCAGGTGTCGGTCTTAGCAGCATCGTTGTGGAACCCAGAACATCGGCGACAAATCTGGACACCACCGATGTTGAGCTATCACCCGGACAGTTTCGAAAAAGCCGAGCTCGACCCCTTTCTGTGGAAAGCGCCAAGGACTTGAGTTTGGGACACCCGGAGGTCGATTTCAACAAATCGTTTCATTCCAATTCGGTTTCGCTCGCACACACAGGTGGTGATGCCCAAAAGTTGCCCCGATCGAATGGAATAAGTGTGGTTATTACCCCTCACGGGAGGAACGGAGAAAACAGACGTGAAGCGCTGAAGAAATTGGGATTACTGAAGGATGGCGGCGGTCGCTGA